A window of the Scandinavium goeteborgense genome harbors these coding sequences:
- the cysC gene encoding adenylyl-sulfate kinase has protein sequence MAQHDENVVWHPHPVTQEQREQLHGHRGVVLWFTGLSGSGKSTVAGALEEALHQHSVSTYLLDGDNVRHGLCSDLGFSDDDRKENIRRVGEVANLMVDAGLVVLTAFISPHRAERQMVRDRVGAGRFVEVFVDTPLSVCETRDPKGLYKKARAGELRNFTGIDSVYEAPEKAEIHLDGEQLVTNLVNQLLDLLRQGDIIRS, from the coding sequence ATGGCGCAGCATGACGAAAACGTCGTCTGGCACCCCCATCCTGTAACACAAGAGCAGCGCGAACAGCTCCACGGTCATCGTGGGGTTGTGCTGTGGTTTACCGGGCTTTCGGGCTCGGGTAAATCGACGGTCGCGGGTGCGCTGGAAGAGGCGCTGCATCAGCATAGCGTCAGCACTTATCTACTGGATGGCGATAACGTTCGCCACGGCCTGTGCAGTGATTTGGGCTTCAGCGATGACGACCGAAAAGAGAATATCCGTCGGGTAGGTGAAGTCGCCAACCTGATGGTGGATGCGGGTCTGGTGGTGTTAACCGCCTTTATTTCGCCACACCGTGCTGAAAGGCAGATGGTGCGCGACAGAGTCGGTGCTGGCCGGTTTGTGGAAGTGTTCGTCGACACGCCGCTGTCGGTGTGTGAAACCCGCGATCCGAAGGGGCTGTACAAAAAAGCCCGTGCCGGAGAACTGCGCAATTTCACCGGGATTGATTCGGTTTATGAAGCGCCGGAAAAGGCCGAAATTCACCTTGATGGCGAACAATTGGTAACAAATTTGGTTAACCAATTATTAGACCTGCTGAGACAGGGCGATATTATCAGATCCTGA
- a CDS encoding DUF3561 family protein, whose translation MRNTQNITITRTEPMSTETEETTWSLPGAVVGFVAWLLALGIPFLFYGSNTLFFFLYTWPFFLALLPVSVVIGIALHSLMNGKLLYSIVVTLITVAALFGLLFLWLLG comes from the coding sequence ATGCGCAATACCCAGAACATTACCATTACTCGTACAGAACCCATGAGTACCGAAACCGAAGAGACCACCTGGTCTTTACCCGGCGCGGTCGTGGGTTTTGTTGCATGGCTATTAGCGCTGGGTATTCCTTTTTTGTTTTACGGCAGCAACACGCTGTTCTTCTTCCTCTACACCTGGCCTTTCTTCCTGGCGCTGCTGCCTGTATCCGTGGTTATCGGCATTGCGCTCCATTCGCTGATGAACGGCAAACTCCTCTACAGTATTGTGGTGACACTGATAACAGTCGCGGCGCTCTTTGGCCTGCTGTTCCTGTGGCTGTTGGGTTAG
- the ftsB gene encoding cell division protein FtsB, with protein MGKLTLLLLALVVWLQYSLWFGKNGLHDYSRVNDDVMAQQATNAKLKARNDQLFAEIDDLNGGQEAIEERARNELSMTRPGETFYRLVPDASKRNQGQNQGSGQNNQ; from the coding sequence ATGGGTAAATTAACACTGCTATTGCTGGCATTGGTGGTCTGGCTACAGTACTCACTGTGGTTCGGCAAAAATGGTCTTCATGACTACAGTCGCGTCAACGATGACGTGATGGCTCAGCAGGCAACAAACGCCAAACTTAAAGCGCGCAACGATCAGCTTTTCGCCGAAATTGACGATCTCAACGGCGGTCAGGAAGCTATCGAAGAACGTGCTCGCAACGAACTCAGCATGACTCGCCCGGGCGAAACGTTTTATCGTCTGGTGCCGGATGCGTCCAAACGCAATCAGGGTCAGAATCAGGGTTCGGGGCAGAACAATCAATAA